One segment of Setaria viridis chromosome 4, Setaria_viridis_v4.0, whole genome shotgun sequence DNA contains the following:
- the LOC117851838 gene encoding F-box/kelch-repeat protein SKIP25, with translation MAAPAAAKRPCWPPAAAAAAAAEPNKRHRTAAAAPMDNAAAAAEADRSRAHAQQRQPWERHPQQQPLLPGLPDHLAHLCLAPLPPRLLHTVCRPWRRLLYSPSFPPFLSLYAVLDGGADASGAGVSFAAYDAVAGRWDELPAPPMPSPPPRLWHPSFLSRRLPLQSVAAAGRLVLVAGSTRSLSPALPRPVVFDPSAPSPRWRLGPQFPFAPRRWCAAGSARGRVFVAGGVGAGYDANDARSGAVWDPASPAAAWEPLPPMRDCRFSRDAAEAVCSGGKVCMVSLRGRGAKEGAVFDLAAGRWEDMPPGMLAGWKGSAAAVAPAGGAETIFVVDEERGALSAYDWGGDRWRTVAESERLKGAAEMAAGGGRVCVAAEGGEKVIVVDVTPPKPPRWAGSGPSTAPPRMWEVAAPPGKRVVALHVLPRMPRAE, from the coding sequence ATGGCTGCACCCGCCGCGGCCAAGCGCCCCTGCtggccccccgccgccgccgccgccgccgccgccgagcccaaCAAGCGCCAccggacggccgccgccgcgcccatggacaacgccgccgccgccgcggaggcggacCGGTCCCGGGCGCACGCGCAGCAGCGGCAGCCGTGGGAGCGGCacccgcagcagcagcccctGCTCCCGGGCCTGCCGGACCACCTGGCCCACCTCTGCCtcgcgccgctcccgccgcgtCTCCTGCACACCGTCTGCCGGCCCTGGCGCCGCCTGCTCTACTCGCCGTCGTTCCCGCCGTTCCTCTCGCTCTACGCGGTCCTCGACGGCGGTGCCGAtgcctccggcgccggcgtctCGTTCGCAGCCTACGACGCCGTCGCGGGGCGCTGGGACgagctgccggcgccgccgatgccgtcgccgccgccgaggctctGGCACCCgtccttcctctcccgccgcctcccgctccAGTCCGTGGCCGCCGCGGGGCGCCTCGTCCTCGTCGCGGGCTCCACGCGGTCGCTCAGCCCGGCGCTGCCCCGCCCCGTGGTGTTCGACCCGTCCGCACCGTCGCCGCGGTGGCGGCTCGGCCCGCAGTTCCCGTTCGCGCCGCGCCGGTGGTGCGCCGCGGGGAGCGCAAGGGGGCGCGTGTTCGTGGCGGGCGGGGTGGGCGCGGGGTACGACGCCAACGACGCCCGGTCCGGCGCGGTGTGGGAcccggcgtcgccggccgcggcgtggGAGCCGCTCCCGCCGATGCGGGACTGCCGGTTCagccgcgacgccgccgaggcggtCTGCTCCGGCGGGAAGGTCTGCATGGTCagcctccgcggccgcggcgccaaGGAGGGCGCCGTGTTCGACCTAGCCGCCGGGCGGTGGGAGGACATGCCGCCGGGGATGCTCGCCGGATGGAAgggctcggccgccgccgtggcgcccgccggcggcgccgagacGATCTTCGTGGTGGACGAGGAGCGCGGGGCGCTGAGCGCTTACGActggggcggcgaccggtggagGACGGTGGCGGAGTCGGAGCGGCTCAAGGGCGCAGCCGagatggcggccggcggcggcagggtgtGCGTTGCGGCCGAGGGCGGCGAAAAGGTGATCGTCGTGGACGTGACGCCGCCGAAGCCACCACGGTGGGCGGGATCGGGAccgtcgacggcgccgccgcgcatgtgggaggtggcggcgccgcccgggAAGCGGGTGGTGGCGCTGCACGTGCTGCCCAGGATGCCACGGGCGGAGTAG
- the LOC117853711 gene encoding zinc finger BED domain-containing protein RICESLEEPER 2-like, which produces MGSALDTTFVWLLRCCGRISSTDNKLSSLNNSNIHVAEYCPTVPSDDRNKFVATMKKKPVDGSFTFNQQRSRDLMIAWFVRADVAFNKFDDEGFEPWMESLQPAFRCIGRQMIRNECVAKFERAKTELRSELQSLNSRICFTSDLWTSNQKLGYVCVTAHYIGPDFILKKKIIAFKDLKYPHTGVAIEEAITTVLTDYGIKEKMFTITLDNAANNKAACDLLQESGKSDMLFGGEHLLVRCCAHILNILVQDGMNIVSAMIELIRDLIRHINSSPSRIQDFNEIAQRECLAAKAGLVLDVPNRWNSTHAMIMEVVKYKIVLKRYAQANQQPFLTEDKFSKVEYIGEFLGVFEETTRAFSADRYATSHMFLDNVLCIHQTLNSPEWSKDEVIADLAKAMERKFDKYWTGNYNMILVICSILDPRTKVDFLDFFYEKVCRNFIGIDLSQNLAKEWLRKYFRKYEEVIKQNDRNEVSQTGVSRSMVNRSPMLVLGKTRLEQEFAEYRYQRRGTWIEKSELDAYLDEPPGRIDKIFEILTWWKTNSNKYPVMSAMACDFLAILLSTVSSESAFSLSGRILSDNRSSMTPETLKALVCCKDWLYKYPTNEGLAGQDQAGGH; this is translated from the exons ATGGGATCAGCACTAGACACCACCTTTGTGTGGCTGCTTCGTTGCTGTG GGAGGATTTCCTCCACAGATAACAAATTAAGCAGCCTCAACAATAGCAATATCCACGTTGCAGAGTATTGCCCCACAGTCCCTAGTGATGATAGGAACAAATTTGTCGCTACAATGAAGAAAAAGCCTGTAGATGGTTCATTCACCTTTAATCAGCAGAGAAGTCGTGACTTGATGATTGCATGGTTTGTTAGAGCTGATGTAGCATTCAATAAGTTTGACGATGAAGGCTTTGAGCCTTGGATGGAGTCATTGCAACCTGCATTTAGATGCATAGGGCGACAAATGATTCGTAATGAATGTGTTGCTAAGTTTGAGAGAGCAAAGACAGAATTACGAAGTGAACTTCAGAGTCTTAACTCTCGCATATGCTTCACATCTGATCTTTGGACATCAAACCAAAAGTTGGGATATGTTTGTGTGACAGCTCACTATATTGGTCCTGATTttattttgaagaaaaagataattGCATTTAAGGATCTGAAGTATCCACATACGGGTGTAGCTATTGAGGAAGCCATTACAACTGTTCTGACAGATTATGGTATCAAAGAGAAGATGTTTACCATCACACTCGACAATGCAGCAAATAACAAGGCAGCTTGTGATCTTTTGCAAGAAAGCGGAAAGTCTGACATGTTATTTGGTGGTGAGCatcttcttgttagatgttgtGCTCATATACTCAACATTCTTGTCCAAGATGGTATGAACATTGTTAGTGCTATGATAGAGTTGATAAGAGACCTGATTAGGCACATTAACTCATCACCATCGCGTATCCAGGATTTCAATGAGATAGCTCAAAGGGAATGTCTTGCGGCAAAGGCTGGTTTAGTCCTTGATGTTCCCAACCGTTGGAACTCAACCCATGCCATGATTATGGAGGTAGTAAAGTATAAGATCGTCTTGAAGCGATATGCCCAAGCAAATCAGCAACCATTTCTAACTGAAGATAAGTTTAGCAAAGTTGAGTACATTGGTGAGTTCCTTGGAGTTTTTGAGGAAACTACCAGGGCATTCTCAGCTGATAGATATGCTACTTCCCACATGTTCCTGGATAATGTGCTTTGTATCCATCAAACTCTAAATAGTCCAGAATGGTCCAAGGATGAGGTTATCGCAGATTTGGCAAAAGCAATGGAGAGGAAATTTGATAAGTATTGGACTGGAAATTACAATATGATCCTTGTTATTTGCAGCATACTTGATCCAAGAACAAAAGTTGACTTcttagacttcttttatgagaaGGTGTGCAGGAACTTTATTGGCATTGACTTGAGCCAAAATCTAGCTAAAGAGTGGCTTCGCAAGTATTTCAGGAAGTATGAAGAGGTTATTAAACAAAATGATAGAAATGAAGTATCACAAACTGGTGTGTCCAGGAGCATGGTGAACCGTTCTCCAATGCTAGTTCTTGGAAAAACAAGACTAGAACAAGAATTTGCTGAATATAGGTATCAGAGGAGAGGGACTTGGATTGAAAAATCAGAACTTGATGCATATCtagatgaaccaccagggagaatagataaaatttttgaaattcTAACTTGGTGGAAGACAAACTCCAACAAGTACCCTGTGATGTCAGCTATGGCATGCGATTTCTTAGCAATTCTACTCAGTACCGTTTCTTCTGAATCAGCATTCAGTTTGAGTGGTCGGATTCTTAGTGACAATCGAAGCTCAATGACGCCAGAAACTCTTAAAGCTTTGGTTTGTTGCAAAGATTGGCTGTACAAGTATCCCACCAATGAAG GGCTTGCAGGACAAGATCAAGCTGGTGGCCATTGA